From the Methanocaldococcus fervens AG86 genome, the window GCTCACTAACGGCCCTGCTATCCCTATTTTTAATTCCCCCTCCTTTGGAATTCTATCCATCATTGCTACTCCACCAATTGGCAATAACAGAATTTTTTCTATCCTAACTCCATACTTCTTAGCTACATAACTATGCCCCAACTCATGCAAAACCACAGATACAAATAATAAAATAAAGATAACTGCCCAAAAAATATTGTTATTTATAAGAGATAATCCAATTATAACTGCCAAAAATAAAATAAAAGTTACATGTAACTCTATAGGAATGCCCATAACCCTAAATAACTTTATTGAAAAATTCATAACCTCCCCCTATTTTTTGTTTCCAATTATTAAACTCCATACTATTAAATATGCTTTTACAGTATTTATTAGTTGGTGAAATCTTATGATTCCAGATAGTGAATTTATAAGAAAAGAGAGGATTCCAATAACAAAAGAAGAAATTAGGGCTGTGAGCATTGGAAAATTAAATTTAAATAAAGATGATGTTGTTGTAGATATTGGCTGCGGAAGTGGAGGAATGACAGTTGAAATAGCAAGAAGATGCAAGTTTGTATATGCCATAGATTATGAAGAGGAGGCAATTAACTTAACTAAACAAAATTTGGCAAAATTCAACATCAAAAACTGCCAAGTTATAATGGGGAGAGCGGAGGATATTTTAAATAACTTAGAGTTCAATAAAGCTTTTATTGGTGGAACAAAAAATATTGAAAGGATAATTGAAATTTTGAATAAAAAGGGAATAAATCACATTGTTGCAAATACCATTGTTTTGGAAAACGCTGTAAAAATTATAAACGAATTGGAAAATAACGGTTATAATGTTGAGGCAGTTAATATCTCTGTTTCTTATAGCAAAAAAATCCCATCTGGCCATATGTTTTTGGCAAAAAACCCAATAACCATAATAAAAGCGGTTAGGTAGATAGATATGGATGAGAAGATAACGTTATCGATACAAAATCCAGAAGGTGTTTTAATTTCTTATGTTGATATTTATTTTGGAGATAAAAATGTTTCATTAGAAGTTTTATCCAACGATACTGCAAAAATAAATCTGCCATTTGAAAAAGATAACGGTGAGGGAGAAATTATTGTTAAAATTAAATATAAAACCCTACCAAACCATAAAAGCAAAAAGGAAAATAAAAAGCAAAATTATATAACGCAAAGCACTAAAACTCCTAAACCTAACAATGATATGATTGTAGCAGATTCTGAACCAATTTCATTGGATGATGTTAAAAGAGAAGAGAAAAGGAAAAAAACAAGCGATATAATAATTCTCTAATTATAATCTCTTTCTAATTGGTTCTAAAATCTTTATAAGTTCTTCAGCTACAGCATTTTTTAAATCCATTGGATGTAGTTCCTTATTTATAAACAATCTTTCTAATTCCTCATAACTATTAACAACTAAATCTCCTCCAAACTTTTCAGGTCTTTTTATTGTTAAAGGATACTCGAGGAAGTATTTAGCTATCTCCATTATTGGGTTGCCTTCAACAACTCCAGCTGGGCAATAAGCTTTTTTTACCTTAGCCCTAATATCTTCTGGAGTGTCATCAACAGCAATGAAATTTCCTTTTGAGGAGCTCATCTTTCCTTCGCCATCTAAACCAGTCAAAACAGGGTTGTGGATGCAAACAACCTTTTTTGGTAACAACTCCCTCGCCAACATATGTATTTTTCTCTGCTCCATTCCTCCAACTGCTACATCAACACCTAAGTAATGAATATCATTAACCTGCATTATTGGATATATTACCTCAGCAACTTTTGGATTTTCAACCTCTCTTGCTATGAGCTCCATACTTCTCCTTGCTCTCTTTAATGTTGTTTTTAAAGCCAATCTATAAACGTTTAAAGTATAATCTTTATCAAGCTGGAATTCACTTCCATAAACGTATTTTGCCTTCAACCCCATTGCCTCAAAAACCCTTCTATTGTATTCTCCAATCTCCCTAATTTCATCTAATTCCCCCTTTTGGTTTAAATAGGCATGTAAATCAGCCAACAATATAATTATATCAAATCCAGCATTCTGCAAATCAATCATCTTTTTTATCTGCAGGTAGTGTCCTAAATGTATTTTACCACTTGGTTCAAAACCTATGTATGCAGATTTTTCATCCTTCTTTAAAACCTCCTTTAACTCCTCTTCACTAACAATTTCAGCGGTGTTTCTCTTAATCCTTTCAAATTTATCCATAGTATCACCTTATTAATAAATTGTTAATTGTTAAAAAGATGTAAAAATAAACTTAACATTAATTAACAATATAAAAAATAAAATAGTCAAAATGAAATAAAAATTTATTTGTTAATGCCTCCATAAATATTATAGAGTTTATTAAGTCTATCAACACTGTTGCACAACTTATCGCATAATATTTTCTCAAGTTTATTTATAGCTCCAGTTGGACATACCTCTTTACAAATTTCAACATCTCTTTTATAACATCCATCACATTTTATTGCTGTTCCATCTATCCTTATAGCCCCAAATGGACATGCTATTGCACACAATCCACATCCGATACACTTATCTTTTATAACAACTACCTTATCATCTATCCTCTCTATTGCATTTTCTGGACATGCATATAGGCAGGGGTTTTTATCGCAGTGCATGCATTTTATTGGATATTCATTAAAGATTATTCCATTTATTGGACAGCTTCTTTCACATCTCCTACATCCAACGCAATAACCAACATTAACTACAACCATTATTTTCACCCAACCTTTTGGAAAAAGCTTGACCAAAACCATACATTAAGAGGGGCTAAAAGCCCTCCTTAATGTCTCTTATTTTTACGAAAAAATTAAGGCTGAACTTTTGCATTTACAGTTATTTTTGAAATTAAGCTATTGTCTGTTTTTTGTGTTGGGAGAGTCATTTTGCTAAATAAATTCAATGAATTGTCTCTTTTAGCAAATATTAACTCATTTACATCAACAAGCTCTAAGCATCTCTTTGAGCAAGCTTTAACACATGCAGGTTCATCTCCATTGCATAATATACATTTATAAGCCTTATCATCCAATGTTATAGCCCCAAATGGACATGCTAAAGCACATAATCCACATCCGATACAAACTTCTTCATTTAAATATACGTAGCCGTCTTTATGCTCAATTGCTGAAACTGGGCAAACTTCCTTACAAGGAGCTGAAGCACAGTGCTGACAAATAATTGGGATGTATTTGCCATCTTTCTCCATTATGGCAATTCTTCCAACTTTATTCTTTTCCATACAAGCTTTAACACAATCCCCACAGTTATCGCAGTTATAGTTTGCCATTATTATCTTTTTCATTCCTACCACCT encodes:
- the cbiT gene encoding precorrin-6Y C5,15-methyltransferase (decarboxylating) subunit CbiT, whose product is MIPDSEFIRKERIPITKEEIRAVSIGKLNLNKDDVVVDIGCGSGGMTVEIARRCKFVYAIDYEEEAINLTKQNLAKFNIKNCQVIMGRAEDILNNLEFNKAFIGGTKNIERIIEILNKKGINHIVANTIVLENAVKIINELENNGYNVEAVNISVSYSKKIPSGHMFLAKNPITIIKAVR
- a CDS encoding tyrosine--tRNA ligase, encoding MDKFERIKRNTAEIVSEEELKEVLKKDEKSAYIGFEPSGKIHLGHYLQIKKMIDLQNAGFDIIILLADLHAYLNQKGELDEIREIGEYNRRVFEAMGLKAKYVYGSEFQLDKDYTLNVYRLALKTTLKRARRSMELIAREVENPKVAEVIYPIMQVNDIHYLGVDVAVGGMEQRKIHMLARELLPKKVVCIHNPVLTGLDGEGKMSSSKGNFIAVDDTPEDIRAKVKKAYCPAGVVEGNPIMEIAKYFLEYPLTIKRPEKFGGDLVVNSYEELERLFINKELHPMDLKNAVAEELIKILEPIRKRL
- a CDS encoding 4Fe-4S dicluster domain-containing protein, translating into MVVVNVGYCVGCRRCERSCPINGIIFNEYPIKCMHCDKNPCLYACPENAIERIDDKVVVIKDKCIGCGLCAIACPFGAIRIDGTAIKCDGCYKRDVEICKEVCPTGAINKLEKILCDKLCNSVDRLNKLYNIYGGINK
- a CDS encoding 4Fe-4S dicluster domain-containing protein; the protein is MKKIIMANYNCDNCGDCVKACMEKNKVGRIAIMEKDGKYIPIICQHCASAPCKEVCPVSAIEHKDGYVYLNEEVCIGCGLCALACPFGAITLDDKAYKCILCNGDEPACVKACSKRCLELVDVNELIFAKRDNSLNLFSKMTLPTQKTDNSLISKITVNAKVQP